A stretch of Eleutherodactylus coqui strain aEleCoq1 chromosome 2, aEleCoq1.hap1, whole genome shotgun sequence DNA encodes these proteins:
- the ELK3 gene encoding ETS domain-containing protein Elk-3, whose protein sequence is MESAITLWQFLLQLLLDQKHEHLICWTSNDGEFKLLKAEEVAKLWGLRKNKTNMNYDKLSRALRYYYDKNIIKKVIGQKFVYKFVSFPEILKMDPHTVEVSRDSLLLQDSDCKIPSDFHERHKQTLSALKSASRNEYINSGLYSSFTINSLQHQTDNYRVIKRERMEEEEEELQEEDDDDEDDDTPEVKSPLEEVRTVIRFVTNKMDKETVRPVISLPSTSESAAASAFLSSRLSAKGSPHVSPNAASISSSPRSSRSPSLSPNLSLSTEQRSFFVDYPDTMEPLNLSAGSKSKLSCHPPKAKKPKGLEICSPPLLLSSNDIGSIALNSPALPSGSLTPAFFTAQTPNGLLLTPSPLLSSIHFWSSLSPVAPLSPARLQGPNTLFQFPNLLNSHLPLQLPGLDRSSSPVLLSSNSQKS, encoded by the exons ATGGAGAGTGCAATCACGCTGTGGCAGTTTCTTTTGCAATTGCTGCTTGATCAAAAGCATGAGCATCTTATCTGCTGGACATCCAACGATGGTGAATTCAAGCTACTCAAGGCTGAGGAGGTGGCCAAGTTATGGGGACTGCGGAAGAATAAAACAAACATGAACTACGACAAGCTGAGCCGTGCCCTCAGATACTATTATGATAAG AACATAATCAAAAAAGTTATTGGACAGAAGTTTGTCTATAAGTTTGTGTCCTTTCCAGAAATCCTGAAAATGGACCCTCACACTGTGGAGGTGAGCAGGGATAGCCTATTGCTGCAGGACAGCGATTGCAAGATCCCAAGTGATTTCCACGAGAGGCACAAGCAAACTTTATCAGCCTTGAAGAGTGCGAGTCGCAACGAGTACATAAACTCAGGATTATATTCCTCCTTCACCATCAATTCTTTACAACACCAAACGGATAACTACAGGGTTATCAAAAGAGAgaggatggaagaggaagaggaggagcttcaagaggaagatgatgatgatgaagatgacGACACACCAGAAGTCAAAAGTCCTTTAGAAGAAGTTAGGACTGTTATAAGATTTGTTACTAACAAAATGGACAAAGAAACTGTCCGGCCTGTAATTTCACTGCCTTCTACTTCAGAATCAGCAGCTGCCTCAGCTTTTTTATCATCGCGATTGTCTGCTAAAGGGTCTCCACATGTATCGCCAAATGCAGCTAGTATTTCTTCTTCACCACGTTCATCACGATCCCCTTCTCTGTCCCCCAATCTGTCTTTGTCAACAGAGCAAAGGAGCTTCTTTGTAGATTATCCTGACACCATGGAACCATTAAACCTTTCAGCGGGATCCAAGTCAAAGCTTTCCTGTCATCCTCCCAAAGCCAAGAAGCCCAAAGGTCTGGAAATCTGTTCTCCACCTCTTCTCCTTTCCAGTAACGATATTGGTTCAATTGCCCTCAACAGCCCAGCACTTCCTTCGGGATCTTTGACACCAGCTTTTTTTACTGCTCAG ACGCCTAATGGACTATTGTTAACTCCCAGTCCCCTGTTGTCCAGCATCCACTTCTGGAGCAGCCTCAGCCCTGTAGCTCCATTAAGTCCTGCCAGGTTGCAAGGACCAAACACTCTATTCCAG ttTCCAAACCTGCTGAACAGTCACTTGCCATTGCAGCTTCCAGGACTTGACCGATCATCATCTCCAGTGCTGCTGTCATCCAACTCCCAGAAGTCCTGA